From one Stieleria sp. JC731 genomic stretch:
- a CDS encoding DUF374 domain-containing protein encodes MSVLLTVQSWMLGFVMLALRVTCRVTAHNDPRERLRDAGRPYAFSILHAHSVAAAINREPNTAAMVSASEDGQLLIPAYRLLRIKAVRGSSRRTNREKGGRQALDQMIEHVAIDASVVLAVDGPRGPRNHVRKGIAVLSRSSGAAVLNVVTIPRKRFILSKTWDRMQIPVPFTKIDAYFAEPILPDESESVEEYRIRIQDSLNQLESVHDPEECEINQARRKKPVR; translated from the coding sequence ATGTCGGTCTTGTTGACGGTTCAATCGTGGATGCTGGGATTCGTCATGCTCGCCCTGCGGGTGACATGTCGTGTGACAGCACACAATGATCCTCGCGAGCGTTTGCGTGATGCGGGACGGCCTTACGCGTTTTCGATCCTTCATGCCCATTCGGTCGCCGCAGCGATCAATCGCGAGCCGAACACTGCGGCAATGGTTTCAGCTTCTGAAGATGGCCAATTATTGATTCCGGCCTATCGATTGCTTCGAATCAAGGCTGTCCGTGGATCAAGTCGGCGGACCAATCGCGAGAAAGGCGGACGTCAAGCTCTTGATCAAATGATCGAACACGTTGCGATCGACGCATCGGTGGTGCTTGCTGTCGACGGACCGCGTGGGCCTCGAAATCATGTTCGTAAGGGGATCGCGGTTCTTTCGCGATCTTCTGGTGCCGCAGTCCTTAACGTGGTCACGATCCCAAGAAAGCGTTTCATCCTGTCGAAAACGTGGGACCGGATGCAGATTCCGGTGCCTTTCACGAAGATCGACGCCTATTTTGCCGAACCGATCCTTCCCGATGAATCAGAATCGGTCGAGGAATATCGCATTCGCATTCAAGATTCGCTGAATCAGCTGGAGTCAGTGCATGATCCAGAAGAATGCGAAATCAATCAGGCTCGTCGTAAAAAGCCTGTACGGTAA
- a CDS encoding helix-turn-helix domain-containing protein, whose protein sequence is MIRIKLSEVMQEKDASLTELADEVGITLANLSILKTGKAKAVRFSTLDAICRALKCQPGDIITFEDD, encoded by the coding sequence ATGATTCGAATAAAGCTTTCCGAAGTGATGCAAGAAAAAGATGCGTCACTAACTGAGCTGGCGGATGAAGTCGGAATCACGCTGGCCAACCTTTCCATCCTTAAGACAGGCAAAGCAAAAGCCGTTCGCTTTTCCACACTTGATGCGATCTGCCGAGCGTTGAAATGCCAACCCGGTGACATCATCACCTTCGAAGATGACTAA
- a CDS encoding DUF2975 domain-containing protein: MNTKPISLSLLKLFVNVWWWGLIATAAIASLWITLAPSAIDHRSFTGYASHIDTSPLQAIDRSGHEVNVEFDGPAKVKLTYADAIETEPPGFKYKALALVFLGAAFSVSLCFVKQLRDIVRTIDQDDPFVPENASRLRTIGMLIMLFAFAKGLGQFLISGYADTMVTPTGFNLNGRLEFPAGLFTVAIVVLVLSEVFRHGTRIREEQSLTI, encoded by the coding sequence ATGAACACAAAACCAATCTCACTGAGCTTGCTAAAGCTTTTTGTCAATGTCTGGTGGTGGGGACTGATCGCGACAGCAGCTATCGCATCGCTTTGGATCACACTCGCACCGTCGGCCATCGACCATCGGTCGTTCACTGGATACGCTAGTCATATCGACACGTCGCCACTGCAGGCGATCGACCGAAGCGGTCATGAAGTCAACGTCGAATTCGACGGCCCTGCGAAAGTCAAACTTACCTACGCCGATGCCATCGAGACCGAACCGCCAGGATTCAAATACAAAGCCCTTGCGTTAGTGTTTCTGGGCGCAGCGTTTTCCGTCTCGCTCTGTTTTGTCAAACAGCTTCGCGATATCGTTCGGACCATCGACCAAGACGATCCGTTTGTCCCCGAGAATGCGTCTCGACTGCGGACGATCGGAATGCTGATCATGCTTTTCGCATTTGCCAAAGGCCTGGGACAATTCTTGATTTCCGGCTATGCCGACACGATGGTCACACCGACCGGCTTTAATCTAAACGGTCGCCTGGAATTTCCCGCCGGATTGTTCACCGTCGCGATCGTCGTCTTGGTGCTGTCGGAAGTCTTTCGTCACGGCACTAGAATTCGCGAAGAACAGTCGCTGACCATTTAG